Proteins encoded by one window of Streptomyces uncialis:
- a CDS encoding proprotein convertase P-domain-containing protein, which translates to MVLAAMPSPYNPITGTALAATSDAVDPALNDKVASGGTVRVNVVTSQTSELSSAQTAGATLVTYNTLPLVTLRVNQTGLTNLESQPGVISVTEDVPVKATLNESTVKIGSDRATAAGKTGAGVTIAVLDTGVEKGHPFLGGRVKQEACFSVTDAGYGATSLCPDSTQAQVGAGSADTSTGPCSLLGTQCDHGTHVAGIAAGNSNSAVGAPKRGVAPAADIAAVQVFTRFNDDTYCGAGGSPCVLSFTSSQIKGLEQVQQWKTAGVNIVAANMSLGGARWTTGCNADPRKAIIDSLLTKGVATVIAAGNNGYTDAVSAPGCIASAVTVGSTTDTDEVSTFSNRGPLLDLFAPGTSINSSVTGGNYASKNGTSMATPHVAGALAVLRQTYPAETIESLVSLLATSGTPISYTGATTPRIDVYKAITAVTPGPDPTTKKPRAFHIDNDQTVAIPDGVGSPAPGPAATSPITVAEYPGQASNKLSVSVNITHTYRGDVKLELISPTGKVFLLKNSSVSDGADNIVAVYTVDASVEPANGTWKLQMTDVDDADTGKLNWWSLIFPTPFEKNANEVIADNSTLVSAIDVTNINGNAAGPLQVYVNMDHTKLGEARVLLASPDGRVYTLKPYGSEPGGSLVTTWGVDATDAVANGTWTLKVTDNATGDTGTLKGWALGFPSYENQTVKPIPDKNYEEIWTSVSNLFGTASSKVQVYVEVDHQRHADLKIDVIAPDGSIHLLKPSGAPTGGGTFKKVYTVNLDGKSVNGWWKLRVDDLTVGNTGTTNKFAVRF; encoded by the coding sequence ATGGTCCTCGCGGCCATGCCCTCCCCTTACAACCCCATCACCGGCACTGCGCTGGCGGCTACCAGCGACGCTGTTGATCCGGCCCTCAACGACAAGGTTGCCTCCGGCGGCACCGTCCGCGTCAACGTCGTCACCTCCCAGACATCGGAGCTGTCCTCTGCGCAAACGGCGGGGGCAACCCTCGTCACCTACAACACGCTTCCCCTGGTCACCTTGCGGGTGAACCAGACCGGGCTCACGAACCTTGAATCGCAGCCCGGTGTCATCTCCGTCACCGAAGACGTGCCGGTCAAGGCAACTCTGAACGAATCCACCGTCAAGATCGGTTCCGACAGGGCGACCGCCGCAGGCAAGACCGGCGCCGGAGTGACGATCGCTGTCCTGGACACCGGAGTGGAGAAGGGGCATCCGTTCCTCGGTGGGCGCGTCAAGCAGGAAGCGTGTTTCTCCGTCACTGACGCGGGCTACGGTGCCACCAGCCTCTGCCCGGACAGCACGCAGGCTCAGGTGGGTGCCGGTTCAGCTGACACGTCCACCGGCCCGTGCTCACTGCTCGGCACGCAGTGCGACCATGGCACTCACGTCGCCGGTATCGCCGCAGGCAACTCGAACAGTGCTGTTGGTGCGCCAAAGCGAGGCGTCGCCCCCGCAGCTGATATTGCTGCCGTGCAGGTGTTCACCCGGTTCAACGACGACACCTACTGCGGAGCCGGGGGCAGCCCGTGCGTGCTGTCCTTCACCTCTTCGCAGATCAAGGGCCTGGAGCAGGTGCAGCAGTGGAAGACCGCCGGGGTGAACATTGTCGCCGCGAACATGAGCCTGGGCGGGGCCCGCTGGACCACTGGCTGCAACGCGGATCCGCGTAAGGCGATCATCGACAGTCTTCTCACCAAGGGTGTCGCCACTGTCATCGCCGCCGGCAACAACGGCTACACCGATGCCGTGTCCGCGCCCGGCTGTATTGCTTCTGCTGTCACCGTGGGATCGACCACGGACACCGATGAGGTGTCCACGTTCTCCAACCGTGGCCCGCTGCTGGACCTGTTTGCCCCCGGCACCTCCATCAACTCGTCGGTGACGGGCGGCAATTACGCCTCCAAGAACGGCACTTCGATGGCCACTCCGCACGTTGCGGGGGCTCTGGCTGTGCTGCGGCAGACGTATCCGGCGGAGACGATCGAATCCCTGGTGTCGCTGCTCGCCACGTCTGGTACGCCCATCTCGTACACGGGAGCGACCACGCCGCGTATTGATGTGTACAAGGCCATCACCGCGGTGACTCCGGGGCCTGATCCCACGACGAAGAAGCCGCGTGCGTTCCACATCGACAACGATCAGACGGTTGCCATCCCCGATGGTGTGGGCTCTCCGGCCCCTGGACCCGCCGCTACGTCGCCGATCACCGTGGCCGAGTACCCGGGGCAGGCGTCGAACAAGCTGAGCGTGTCGGTGAACATCACCCACACCTACCGGGGTGATGTGAAGCTGGAGCTGATCTCGCCGACCGGCAAGGTGTTCCTACTGAAGAATTCCTCTGTTTCGGATGGGGCGGACAACATTGTCGCCGTTTACACGGTGGATGCTTCTGTTGAACCGGCGAACGGCACGTGGAAGCTTCAGATGACCGATGTTGATGACGCTGACACCGGAAAGCTGAACTGGTGGTCGCTGATCTTCCCGACGCCGTTCGAGAAGAACGCCAACGAGGTCATTGCCGACAACAGCACGCTCGTGTCCGCGATCGACGTCACCAACATCAACGGCAACGCGGCCGGGCCGCTCCAGGTGTACGTGAACATGGATCACACCAAGCTCGGTGAGGCTCGTGTTCTCCTGGCGAGCCCGGACGGCCGGGTGTACACCCTCAAGCCGTACGGTTCGGAGCCTGGCGGCAGTCTGGTCACCACATGGGGTGTGGATGCCACGGATGCGGTCGCGAACGGCACATGGACGCTGAAGGTCACCGACAACGCCACAGGTGACACCGGCACGCTGAAGGGCTGGGCGCTTGGTTTCCCGTCGTATGAGAACCAGACCGTCAAGCCCATCCCGGACAAGAACTACGAGGAGATCTGGACCAGTGTGTCCAACCTCTTCGGCACCGCGTCTTCGAAGGTCCAGGTGTATGTGGAGGTCGATCACCAGCGTCACGCCGACCTGAAGATTGATGTCATCGCCCCGGATGGCTCCATCCATCTCCTCAAGCCGTCCGGTGCGCCTACGGGTGGCGGCACCTTCAAGAAGGTGTACACCGTGAATCTTGATGGAAAGTCCGTCAATGGCTGGTGGAAGCTGCGCGTCGACGACCTGACTGTCGGGAACACGGGCACGACGAACAAATTCGCCGTCCGTTTCTGA
- a CDS encoding phospholipase A2 — protein MRKIALPVIAAASLAMLLPQSPAVADTTPSAPLADGTVTTIGPGLYESATDTYTVTENDVPAGLMGRSHAVNGQGSGPAGVEQAPSARADLDVFGKAWEAEFLGGQLNRTLVSSSGAITVQDLASGASTRYDLTESIAGPNGGSTNTYKAADGSTLMESIVFDDLSGSLKTTVVETVEVNLAAGATGDDVPVDASGAPIPAADLKPTYVYKQVSGSGDTWRVTSVGNNAYKPSTVTYDAQGRVSQAKDPARGTDTPAQTLKVNYSTATTATSTALGEVSGLVKDISLTVGTTTQTLARYSYDSAGLLKKVENPSAGDELNAYTYDGLNRLDTATTDGGGRWDLNFGAETAQATVTETTGTVPDGGTAMAGAPSIQQGEGVVPAASDFESGEINAPTANPSWCNNAYEWMWYTASGCATKVAHYGWRNPYWKVTPTGHYVVGINHDHCTSARDKPNGWNFIPACDMHDYGYGTIGNAYKGYKWYLDKGKGAQADVTFYKTLYNYTCPRYSNKKSCRATAYAYYTAVFYFGRPKNGANAT, from the coding sequence GTGCGCAAAATCGCGCTTCCTGTGATAGCGGCGGCCTCCCTGGCCATGCTGCTGCCGCAGTCACCCGCCGTCGCCGACACCACGCCCAGCGCGCCTCTGGCCGACGGCACGGTCACCACCATCGGCCCCGGCCTGTACGAGTCTGCCACCGACACGTACACCGTCACCGAGAACGATGTCCCCGCCGGGCTGATGGGCCGCTCCCATGCCGTGAACGGGCAGGGATCCGGTCCCGCCGGCGTTGAGCAGGCGCCTTCCGCGCGTGCAGACCTGGACGTGTTCGGCAAGGCGTGGGAGGCCGAGTTCCTCGGCGGGCAACTCAACCGCACCCTCGTCTCCTCCAGTGGTGCGATCACCGTGCAGGACCTGGCGTCGGGTGCCTCCACCCGCTACGACCTGACCGAGTCCATCGCCGGCCCCAACGGCGGCAGCACCAACACCTACAAGGCCGCTGACGGGTCCACGCTCATGGAGTCCATCGTCTTCGATGACCTGTCCGGGTCGCTGAAGACCACCGTCGTCGAGACCGTAGAAGTCAACCTTGCCGCCGGCGCCACCGGGGACGACGTTCCCGTGGATGCGTCCGGCGCACCGATTCCGGCCGCTGACCTGAAGCCGACCTACGTCTACAAGCAGGTGTCTGGCAGCGGGGACACCTGGCGGGTGACGTCGGTGGGTAACAACGCGTACAAGCCGTCGACCGTCACCTACGACGCGCAGGGCCGCGTCTCGCAGGCGAAGGACCCGGCGCGTGGCACCGACACTCCGGCGCAGACGCTGAAGGTGAACTACTCCACCGCGACCACTGCCACTTCCACGGCGCTGGGTGAAGTGAGTGGTCTGGTGAAGGACATCTCTCTCACGGTCGGTACCACCACACAGACGCTGGCCCGCTACAGCTACGACAGTGCGGGGCTGCTGAAGAAGGTGGAGAACCCGTCGGCGGGTGACGAGCTGAACGCGTACACCTATGACGGGTTGAATCGGCTGGACACCGCGACCACTGATGGTGGCGGGAGGTGGGATCTGAACTTCGGTGCGGAGACCGCTCAGGCGACGGTGACGGAGACGACCGGAACTGTTCCGGATGGCGGCACCGCGATGGCGGGTGCGCCTTCGATTCAGCAGGGAGAAGGGGTTGTTCCGGCGGCATCCGACTTCGAGTCCGGTGAGATCAACGCGCCCACCGCGAACCCGTCGTGGTGCAACAACGCGTATGAGTGGATGTGGTACACGGCGAGTGGCTGTGCGACGAAGGTCGCTCACTACGGGTGGCGTAACCCGTACTGGAAGGTGACGCCGACGGGGCACTACGTGGTGGGTATCAACCACGATCACTGCACCTCTGCCAGGGACAAGCCGAACGGCTGGAACTTCATTCCGGCGTGCGACATGCACGACTACGGGTACGGCACGATCGGGAACGCCTACAAGGGCTACAAGTGGTACCTGGACAAGGGCAAGGGCGCTCAGGCTGACGTGACGTTCTACAAGACGTTGTACAACTACACCTGCCCCCGGTACAGCAACAAGAAGTCCTGCCGGGCTACGGCGTACGCGTACTACACGGCTGTCTTCTACTTCGGCCGTCCGAAGAACGGCGCCAACGCCACCTGA
- a CDS encoding cold-shock protein yields the protein MATGTVKWFNAEKGYGAITPDDGGAEVFVHHTSINASGFRNLDEGQAVEYDVTDGPKGPQAENVTSA from the coding sequence GTGGCTACAGGAACGGTGAAGTGGTTCAACGCGGAGAAGGGTTACGGTGCCATCACTCCGGACGACGGCGGCGCGGAGGTGTTCGTCCACCACACGTCGATCAATGCCTCCGGCTTCCGGAACCTGGACGAGGGCCAGGCGGTCGAGTACGACGTCACCGACGGGCCCAAGGGCCCCCAGGCCGAGAACGTGACAAGCGCCTGA
- a CDS encoding serine/threonine-protein kinase: protein MDQFPSGYDEALAVVEARCGSAFRLREVTSRRGAVVWEAAGAGGRFAVKIGTGDGAGAVSRETEVLRALGWTGHLLAAGRGPDSAWLVARWFEGPSTWDAFASFRENSSGRRAGLDAAVQLCRTVDGLHGLGWVHADLQPDHGIHTGGGVRLIDLAWSWREGMRPPPVTGVGIDHLVPPEVALRGAGDLPLDAGRAADVYTLAATLWTCVTGTWPLDYPAAGISPEHLTSDQLRAQIATGRIPLRAAAPWPEVQGVLREVLLSAPGDRPSARELATNVERSASGPAGR from the coding sequence ATGGATCAGTTTCCTTCCGGATACGACGAGGCTCTCGCGGTGGTCGAGGCCCGCTGCGGGAGCGCCTTCCGGTTGCGGGAGGTGACGTCCCGCCGGGGAGCCGTGGTGTGGGAGGCCGCGGGTGCCGGCGGGAGGTTCGCCGTGAAGATCGGCACCGGCGACGGCGCGGGGGCCGTGTCGCGGGAGACCGAGGTACTCCGGGCGTTGGGGTGGACCGGGCATCTGCTCGCCGCGGGTCGGGGACCGGACAGCGCGTGGCTGGTGGCGCGGTGGTTCGAAGGGCCCTCCACATGGGATGCCTTCGCCTCGTTCCGGGAGAACAGCAGCGGGCGGAGGGCGGGCCTCGACGCGGCGGTGCAACTGTGCCGGACGGTCGACGGCCTGCACGGCCTGGGCTGGGTCCATGCTGATCTCCAGCCGGACCACGGGATCCACACCGGTGGTGGTGTCCGTCTGATCGACCTGGCGTGGAGCTGGCGGGAGGGGATGCGGCCGCCACCGGTGACGGGGGTGGGCATCGACCATCTCGTGCCGCCGGAGGTGGCCCTGCGCGGCGCCGGTGATCTGCCGCTGGACGCGGGCAGGGCGGCCGACGTCTACACCCTGGCCGCCACCCTGTGGACCTGTGTCACCGGAACCTGGCCCCTGGACTACCCGGCCGCCGGCATCTCACCGGAGCACCTGACCTCGGACCAGCTCCGCGCGCAGATCGCCACCGGCCGTATCCCCCTGCGAGCTGCGGCACCGTGGCCAGAGGTCCAGGGAGTCCTGCGAGAGGTCCTGCTGAGCGCTCCGGGTGACAGGCCCTCGGCGCGGGAACTCGCCACGAACGTGGAACGCTCGGCGTCCGGGCCGGCCGGACGCTAG
- a CDS encoding alpha/beta fold hydrolase produces the protein MQPTFVLVHGAFANSFSFAPLQAELGLLGHRSVAVDLPGHGFAATYPRAYQAPQDLEELATAPGAVKGVTLADNAAHLIGTLERARRNGPVILVAHSRGGMTATVAANQRPDLIDRIVYVSAWCPVDLDVSAYYAEPEMATVDTTGVASAMVGNPAELGLLRSNFRTADPGALAALKAAFLADGTDGEFMVFLNTFQPDENLDVGSPDDRAQADTWGRIPKTYIRLTEDTSMPLAMQDRIIREGNKLTPKTPYDVRTLTSSHLKWLVDPAPAARVLGEIAALLPAASGRYVVAPGS, from the coding sequence ATGCAACCGACGTTCGTACTGGTTCACGGAGCTTTCGCGAACTCCTTCTCGTTCGCACCGCTCCAAGCCGAACTCGGCCTCCTCGGGCACCGTTCCGTCGCCGTCGACCTGCCGGGGCACGGATTCGCCGCGACGTACCCGCGCGCCTATCAGGCGCCGCAGGACCTCGAAGAGCTCGCCACCGCGCCCGGGGCCGTCAAGGGCGTCACGCTCGCCGACAACGCCGCGCATCTCATCGGGACGCTGGAGCGCGCCAGACGGAACGGGCCCGTCATCCTGGTCGCCCACAGCCGCGGCGGCATGACCGCCACCGTCGCGGCCAACCAGCGGCCCGACCTGATCGACCGCATCGTCTACGTCTCCGCCTGGTGCCCCGTCGACCTCGACGTCAGCGCCTACTACGCCGAGCCCGAGATGGCCACGGTCGACACCACAGGAGTGGCATCGGCGATGGTCGGGAACCCTGCCGAACTCGGGCTGCTGCGCTCCAACTTCCGCACCGCCGACCCCGGCGCCCTCGCGGCCCTCAAAGCGGCCTTCCTCGCCGACGGGACAGACGGCGAGTTCATGGTCTTCCTCAACACCTTCCAGCCCGACGAGAACCTCGACGTCGGCTCACCCGACGACCGGGCACAGGCCGACACCTGGGGGCGGATCCCCAAGACGTACATCCGGCTGACCGAGGACACCAGCATGCCGCTCGCCATGCAGGACCGGATAATCCGCGAGGGCAACAAGCTGACACCGAAGACCCCCTACGACGTCCGCACACTCACCAGCAGCCACCTGAAGTGGCTGGTCGACCCGGCACCGGCGGCCCGGGTCCTGGGGGAGATCGCCGCGCTCCTGCCTGCCGCATCCGGACGCTACGTTGTCGCCCCAGGCTCCTGA
- a CDS encoding ketoacyl-ACP synthase III family protein produces MRTDIPLYINAAALWLPQTASTAEEAAASGVIRLRAAEAEGFAQLAVCHDRTVSSMAAEAARTALEDAGLTPDDVDLHIHCWVYEQGEGVWSPAHRVARLTGAHHCMAFGLQQQSNSGATAIETALTKIATDPRTTTALITTADKFNEVPQGRWSPLSDGGPLGDGATAVVLTPSPGPLLIESIAGHGDTSLEPDFPGRDPFGLQPPDPNGSPFRKQDVLKRMRACVKHAVDDALDDAHLSPDAPGIDSVLPCFLGQTFIDWTIRPALPAPLQDKIRRYGSHTGHLGGGDLTANLAFTLKQPPPPESHTLLVSVGAGYCATCLVVRA; encoded by the coding sequence GTGAGAACCGACATCCCCCTCTACATCAACGCAGCCGCGCTCTGGCTGCCCCAAACCGCCTCCACAGCCGAGGAAGCCGCCGCGTCCGGAGTCATCCGACTGCGTGCCGCCGAGGCCGAAGGCTTCGCCCAACTGGCCGTCTGCCATGACCGCACGGTCTCGAGCATGGCCGCCGAAGCCGCCCGCACCGCTCTTGAGGACGCCGGTCTCACCCCCGACGACGTGGACCTCCACATCCATTGCTGGGTCTACGAACAGGGCGAGGGGGTCTGGAGCCCGGCCCACCGCGTCGCCCGGCTCACCGGCGCCCACCACTGCATGGCGTTCGGCCTGCAACAGCAGTCCAACAGCGGAGCCACCGCGATCGAAACAGCCCTCACCAAAATCGCCACGGACCCCCGGACCACCACGGCCCTGATCACCACCGCCGACAAGTTCAACGAAGTCCCCCAAGGGCGCTGGTCCCCGCTCTCCGACGGCGGCCCCCTCGGCGACGGCGCCACCGCCGTCGTCCTCACCCCCTCCCCGGGCCCGCTGCTCATCGAATCCATCGCGGGCCACGGAGACACCAGCCTCGAACCCGACTTCCCCGGCCGCGACCCGTTCGGACTCCAGCCCCCCGACCCGAACGGCTCCCCCTTCCGCAAACAGGACGTCCTCAAGCGCATGCGGGCCTGCGTCAAGCACGCCGTGGACGACGCCCTCGACGACGCCCACCTCAGCCCCGACGCCCCCGGGATCGACTCGGTCCTCCCCTGTTTCCTGGGCCAGACCTTCATCGACTGGACCATCCGCCCCGCCCTTCCCGCCCCCCTCCAGGACAAGATCCGCCGGTACGGCTCCCACACCGGCCACCTCGGGGGCGGCGACCTCACCGCCAACCTCGCCTTCACCCTCAAACAACCACCCCCACCCGAGAGCCACACCCTGCTCGTCAGCGTCGGAGCCGGCTACTGCGCCACCTGCCTCGTCGTACGCGCCTGA
- a CDS encoding cytochrome P450, giving the protein MTSPDQPTPAVCPARTGGNRHLMDAAFPHEAFPTAIRDLADTGPVHPVVLPGGLHTWLVTDHHAARALAGDQRLTLDIREIPEPPCGLGRTRYPEDGLAVRGRHLMNIDGADHDRLRRQVSPLLSHAAVQPQRPMIEAAAENALRDLAGQDPADVVAHYARPLASDVMSTLLGVPADLRAPLADVTARLGEPDPPDSEPMHAALLEQFDLVREAMERRRTDPGDDLITVLLKAHGRDRITRMEIQAMISLLTAAGLETTATLIAYGTALLIEHPDIRRTLLTDDDSAQAVVEELLRHHAPLFTAGWRFTTEPVEVGGTTIPAGAFVLLSLAAANKDPGVFPHPDDFRTDRPNAAQLMSFGHGPHYCLGSHLGRLEGRIALRALFRRYPSIALATEPDALTWQGATLNRRLTTLPVTLGTARQRP; this is encoded by the coding sequence ATGACCTCCCCGGACCAGCCGACCCCGGCCGTCTGCCCCGCCCGGACAGGCGGGAACCGGCATCTGATGGACGCCGCCTTCCCCCATGAGGCGTTCCCCACCGCCATCCGCGATCTCGCCGACACCGGACCGGTCCACCCGGTCGTCCTCCCCGGCGGCCTGCACACATGGCTCGTCACCGATCACCACGCCGCACGCGCCCTGGCAGGCGACCAACGACTGACCCTCGACATCCGCGAGATCCCCGAACCCCCTTGCGGCCTCGGCCGCACCCGCTACCCCGAGGACGGACTGGCCGTGCGGGGGCGCCATTTGATGAACATCGACGGCGCCGACCACGACCGCCTGCGCCGGCAGGTCTCCCCCCTTCTCAGCCACGCGGCCGTCCAGCCGCAGCGGCCGATGATCGAAGCCGCGGCCGAGAACGCCTTGCGGGACCTCGCCGGCCAGGACCCCGCCGATGTGGTCGCCCACTACGCACGCCCCCTGGCCAGCGACGTCATGAGCACCCTGCTCGGCGTCCCGGCCGACCTCCGCGCACCGCTTGCCGACGTCACCGCCAGGCTCGGGGAACCCGACCCCCCGGACAGCGAACCCATGCACGCCGCCCTCCTCGAACAGTTCGACCTGGTCAGAGAGGCCATGGAACGACGCCGCACGGACCCGGGCGACGACCTCATCACCGTGCTGCTGAAAGCCCACGGCCGAGACCGGATCACCCGCATGGAGATCCAGGCAATGATCTCGCTCCTGACCGCCGCCGGGCTGGAAACCACCGCCACGCTCATCGCCTACGGCACCGCCCTGCTGATCGAGCACCCCGACATCCGACGCACCCTGCTGACCGACGACGACAGCGCCCAGGCAGTCGTCGAGGAACTCCTGCGTCACCACGCACCCCTGTTCACCGCGGGCTGGCGCTTCACCACAGAACCCGTTGAGGTCGGCGGCACCACCATCCCAGCAGGCGCCTTCGTGCTGCTCTCGCTCGCCGCCGCCAACAAGGACCCCGGCGTCTTCCCCCACCCCGACGACTTCCGCACGGACCGCCCCAACGCGGCCCAGCTGATGTCCTTCGGCCACGGACCCCACTACTGCCTGGGCTCGCACCTCGGCCGGCTGGAAGGACGTATCGCCCTGCGCGCCCTCTTCCGGCGCTACCCCTCCATCGCGCTCGCCACCGAACCCGACGCCCTCACCTGGCAGGGCGCCACCCTCAACCGCCGCCTCACCACCCTCCCCGTCACCCTCGGCACGGCGCGACAGCGGCCATGA